One segment of Triticum aestivum cultivar Chinese Spring chromosome 2A, IWGSC CS RefSeq v2.1, whole genome shotgun sequence DNA contains the following:
- the LOC123038277 gene encoding putative expansin-B14 — protein sequence MASSSFAVFAAQASCWLLLLSHSVSGWSDAGATWYGPRIGGGSDGGACGYQRDVESPPFSAMITAGGPSLYKNGKGCGACYQVRCSSNAACSGRPVTVVVTDQCPGGPCLAEATHFDLSGKAFGALAKPGQADNLRNVGNIKVQYNRVPCHWRGVAFRVDAGSNPNYLAVLIEYESGDGDLQAVELQQRGGRWVPMQQSWGAVWKYQAGSTLQAPMSIRLTSSSGRKLVATNVIPSGWQAGKTYRSIHK from the exons ATGGCCTCTTCTTCCTTCGCCGTTTTCGCGGCCCAAGCCAGCTGCTGGCTCCTCCTCCTTTCCCACAGCGTCTCCGGTTGGTCCGACGCCGGCGCGACGTGGTACGGCCCCCGCatcggcggcggcagcgacg GTGGTGCGTGCGGGTACCAGCGGGACGTGGAGAGCCCGCCGTTCTCCGCCATGATCACGGCGGGCGGCCCCTCCCTCTACAAGAACGGCAAGGGCTGCGGCGCTTGCTATCAGGTGAGATGCAGCAGCAATGCTGCTTGCTCCGGCCGCCCAGTGACCGTGGTTGTCACCGACCAGTGCCCCGGCGGGCCGTGCCTGGCCGAGGCCACCCACTTCGACCTCAGCGGGAAGGCGTTCGGCGCCTTGGCAAAGCCCGGTCAGGCCGACAACCTCCGCAACGTCGGCAACATCAAAGTCCAGTACAACCG GGTTCCATGCCACTGGCGAGGGGTGGCCTTCAGGGTCGACGCTGGCTCAAACCCGAACTACCTGGCGGTGCTCATCGAGTATGAGTCCGGCGACGGCGACCTGCAAGCGGTCGAGCTCCAGCAGCGCGGCGGCAGGTGGGTGCCGATGCAGCAGTCATGGGGCGCGGTGTGGAAGTACCAAGCCGGGTCCACCCTACAGGCGCCCATGTCGATCCGCCTGACCTCCAGCTCTGGTAGGAAGCTCGTCGCCACCAACGTCATCCCCTCCGGCTGGCAGGCCGGCAAGACCTACCGATCCATCCACAAATAG